In one window of Amblyomma americanum isolate KBUSLIRL-KWMA chromosome 9, ASM5285725v1, whole genome shotgun sequence DNA:
- the LOC144103639 gene encoding uncharacterized protein LOC144103639, giving the protein MVRLRSVSIEIGIFDNGSFVDGFSIISRFHRCIGYSFFPWKNLGGESRVSATVLTPYLAFAVLSWSILALLLIHDTCRAFFVVSFGNFDKWVIIIILVGRYLGVQVANIVTLVVYSRELCEVVKKMQAIESTFQRPTRLRQTARYIIALNVVFSVVAVFSISDDIASAGDYMEPVYMKLIYGVICLVYSETVCLIGFSWVMYFSRAFASFLRCINEDIESLAVGRPLSRSKLATQHARFCELWYAFVQCDKIFSAGLLIAIPLNILNVLPWGHGILMPHRSLLDLITDVVGLINFCAELFVLGAYCGAALNETKKTWDVLTKLLVSQEHTPEVREEIQEFRYSCQNQDFSFSACGFFKVGPPLIVSIAGAIITYTVIFYQSHSSSSEAASAPVNVTCG; this is encoded by the exons atggtcaggctcCGGTCTGTGTCTATCGAAATCGGAATCTTCGACAACGGCTCATTCGTGGATGGCTTCAGCATCATCAGCAGGTTCCACCGGTGCATCGGCTACTCCTTCTTCCCCTGGAAGAACTTGGGTGGAGAATCCCGAGTGTCAGCAACCGTTCTCACCCCCTACTTGGCCTTCGCCGTGCTGTCCTGGAGCATCTTGGCCCTTCTCTTGATTCATGACACCTGCCGCGCCTTCTTCGTCGTGTCATTTGGAAATTTCGACAagtgggtcatcatcatcatcctcgtcGGTCGTTATTTGGGTGTGCAAGTGGCTAACATTGTGACGCTTGTTGTCTACTCTCGCGAACTCTGCGAAGTCGTAAAGAAGATGCAAGCTATCGAATCGACGTTCCAACGCCCAACGCGTCTCCGACAAACGGCTAGATATATTATCGCCCTGAATGTGGTCTtctcggttgtggcagtcttCTCAATTTCTGACGATATTGCTTCGGCAGGCGACTACATGGAGCCAGTTTATATGAAGCTTATTTACGGTGTCATCTGCCTCGTGTATTCAGAGACAGTCTGCTTGATTGGCTTTAGCTGGGTCATGTACTTCAGTCGTGCCTTCGCCTCATTTCTCAGGTGCATCAACGAAGACATCGAAAGCCTGGCTGTCGGTCGGCCGCTGTCGCGTTCAAAGCTGGCAACTCAACACGCACGGTTTTGTGAACTTTGGTACGCATTTGTGCAGTGCGACAAAATCTTCAGTGCGGGTCTTCTAATCGCCATTCCACTGAACATCCTGAATGTTTTACCATGGGGACACGGTATCCTAATGCCACACAGGTCTCTTCTGGACTTAATCACGGACGTCGTGGGCTTAATCAACTTTTGTGCAGAGCTGTTTGTCCTGGGTGCATACTGTGGCGCTGCTCTGAACGAG ACAAAGAAAACATGGGACGTGCTTACAAAACTCCTCGTCTCACAAGAGCACACACCTGAAGTGAGAGAAGAG ATCCAAGAATTTCGTTACAGCTGCCAGAACCAAGATTTTTCATTTTCCGCTTGCGGCTTCTTCAAAGTGGGACCACCCCTAATAGTCTCG ATCGCCGGTGCCATCATCACGTACACGGTCATTTTCTACCAGTCACACAGCAGCTCTTCTGAAGCAGCGTCTGCACCAGTGAATGTCACGTGTGGTTAA
- the LOC144103640 gene encoding uncharacterized protein LOC144103640 — MVRLRSASVHSEIFGYASFMDGVKMISTFHRYLGYSFFSWKTVHGESRLSATMCSPYLVFAVASWCFYALAMIQDGYHVVTLAQDEEGQPLPAIDKCILMFYFVRCVGIQLANIVTLVRYSRELCEIVNKMEAIESTFQRPAGLRPTAKFIVLLNVIFSVAALFSICDEIAEFDGYMEPLHMKVAYAVFSLVFAETVCMVFFSWTMYLSRVFASFLRCINEDVESLGVGRPILLSELEAQHTRFCQLWSAFVRCDRIFSMCLLVSIPLNILNASPWGYYILTSNRSFLNISMDVVGFGTMCAELFVLGAYASAAQLQVRT, encoded by the coding sequence ATGGTTCGTCTTAGGTCTGCCTCCGTCCACAGCGAGATCTTCGGCTACGCCTCCTTCATGGATGGTGTGAAGATGATCAGCACTTTCCACAGGTACCTCGGATATTCCTTCTTCTCTTGGAAGACTGTACACGGAGAATCACGGCTGTCAGCAACCATGTGCAGCCCATACCTCGTCTTTGCCGTCGCATCGTGGTGCTTTTACGCACTCGCAATGATCCAGGACGGCTACCACGTCGTTACCCTGGCTCAAGACGAAGAAGGTCAGCCGCTGCCTGCCATAGACAAGTGCATCCTCATGTTTTATTTTGTCCGCTGCGTGGGCATACAGCTCGCGAACATAGTGACTCTAGTGAGATATTCGCGCGAGCTGTGTGAAATCGTAAACAAGATGGAAGCCATAGAATCAACGTTTCAGCGACCCGCAGGACTTCGGCCAACGGCCAAGTTCATCGTCCTGCTGAACGTCATCTTCTCAGTGGCAGCGCTGTTCTCCATATGCGACGAGATTGCAGAATTCGACGGCTACATGGAACCTCTTCACATGAAGGTCGCGTACGCTGTGTTCAGCTTGGTGTTTGCCGAAACTGTCTGTATGGTATTCTTTAGCTGGACGATGTACTTGAGCCGGGTGTTCGCCTCTTTTCTCAGGTGCATCAACGAAGACGTAGAAAGCTTGGGTGTTGGTCGACCGATCTTGTTATCTGAATTGGAGGCCCAACATACTAGGTTCTGTCAATTGTGGAGCGCCTTTGTGCGGTGCGACAGGATTTTCAGTATGTGCCTGCTGGTCAGCATACCACTCAACATTCTGAACGCTTCACCTTGGGGATACTATATCCTGACGTCGAACAGGTCTTTCTTAAACATCTCGATGGACGTCGTCGGCTTTGGGACCATGTGCGCCGAGCTCTTTGTCCTAGGAGCGTACGCCAGCGCAGCACAGTTGCAGGTAAGAACATAA